In Bos mutus isolate GX-2022 chromosome 2, NWIPB_WYAK_1.1, whole genome shotgun sequence, one DNA window encodes the following:
- the LOC102274815 gene encoding regulator of microtubule dynamics protein 1, with the protein MAVLQTSFVFDDFDDLKKSVEESPKPKRQLHSPPCFSERVFKIEEVLEQADYLYESGETEKLYQLLTQYKESEDAELLWRLAQASRDAAQLSRTSEEEKKFLVYEALEYAKRALEKNESSRAVHKWYAICIGDVGDYEGIKAKIANAYIIKEHFEKAIELNPKDATSIHLMGIWCYTVAEMPWYQRRIAKVLFATPPSSTYEEALGYFHRAEQVDPNFYSKNLLLLGKTYLKLHNKKLAAFWLTKAKDYPVHTEEDKQIQTEAAQLLTGFSDKN; encoded by the exons AAGCGTTGAGGAATCTCCTAAGCCCAAACGGCAACTACACTCACCACCTTGTTTCTCAGAGAGAG TCTTCAAAATTGAAGAAGTCCTTGAACAAGCAGACTACTTATATGAAAgtggagaaacagaaaaactttACCAGTTGCTAACCCAGTACAAGGAAAGTGAAGATGCAGAGTTACTGTGGCGTTTGGCACAGGCATCACGTGATGCAGCTCAGCTTAGTAGAACCTCGGAAGAGGAGAAAAAGTTCTTGGTATATGAAGCCCTAGAGTATGCGAAAAGGGCACTAGAGAAAAACGAATCCAGTCGTGCGGTCCATAAGTGGTATGCAATCTGTATTGGTGATGTTGGAGATTATGAAGGAATCAAGGCTAAAATTGCAAATGCCTACATTATCAAGGAGCATTTTGAgaaagcaattgaactgaaccctAAAGACGCTACTTCAATTCACCTTATGGGTATTTGGTGTTACACAGTTGCTGAAATGCCTTGGTATCAAAGAAGGATTGCTAAAGTGCTGTTTGCAACTCCACCTAGCTCCACCTATGAGGAAGCCCTAGGCTACTTTCACAGGGCAGAGCAAGTGGATCCAAACTTCTACAGCAAAAACTTGCTCCTTCTAGGAAAGACATATTTGAAGCTGCACAACAAAAAGCTCGCTGCCTTCTGGCTAACAAAGGCCAAGGACTACCCAGTGCACACAGAGGAGGATAAACAGATACAGACAGAAGCTGCTCAGCTACTTACAGGTTTCAGTGACAAGAACTGA